Part of the Mycolicibacterium mengxianglii genome is shown below.
CGGCAGCCACGGTGTGATCCTCAAGGCGCCCGACGAGCCGGAGGTCGCCGACGCCATCGATCAACTGGTCGCGGCGGGCACTCCGGTGGTCACCTATACAACTGATGTCCCCGGCAGCATGCGGTGCGGTTATGTCGGCATCGACAACCACGCGGCGGGCGTCACCGCGGCGTACCTGATCAGGCAGTGGTTGGGGCCGTCGGAGGCTGATGGCGCACGCGCCGTGCTCATCACGGTGTCCCGGAACGTGTTTCGCGGGGAGGGGGAGCGCGAGGTCGGATTTCGCGCCGGCTTGCGCGGGTCGGGTCTGCACGTAGTCGACGTCACCGACAGCGACGGCATCGACGCCACCAACGAGCGGTTGGTGCTCGACGCGTTGCACCAGAACCCCGGAATCGAGGCGGTCTACTCCGTGGGGGGCGGCAACACCGCGACGGTCGCTGCGTTCGACAAGGTGCAACGTGCCTGCAAGGCGTTCGTGGCCCATGACCTCGACGCCGATAACCGGCGCTTGCTGCGGGAAGGGCGCCTCTCGGTGGTCCTGCACAACGACCTGCGCGCTGATGCTCGACTGGCGTTGCGGATGATCCTGCAGGAGCGTGGTGCGCTGCCGGCTGAGCCGGTGCGAGCGGTCCCGGTCCAGGTTGTCACGCCGTACAAC
Proteins encoded:
- a CDS encoding LacI family DNA-binding transcriptional regulator, yielding MAHRYKVREIAQQCGLSEATVDRVLNDRPGVRENTRAEVLQAIADLDKQRAQLRLNGRRYLIDVVMQTPTRFSDAFRSAVEAELPSFAPAMLRARFHLWESGATAATVEQLANLRGSHGVILKAPDEPEVADAIDQLVAAGTPVVTYTTDVPGSMRCGYVGIDNHAAGVTAAYLIRQWLGPSEADGARAVLITVSRNVFRGEGEREVGFRAGLRGSGLHVVDVTDSDGIDATNERLVLDALHQNPGIEAVYSVGGGNTATVAAFDKVQRACKAFVAHDLDADNRRLLREGRLSVVLHNDLRADARLALRMILQERGALPAEPVRAVPVQVVTPYNIPG